A genomic segment from Streptomyces antibioticus encodes:
- a CDS encoding L,D-transpeptidase, translating into MNVRPISGASAGGRSRGRNKRWAVIVGGALLAVTACGGGGGSNAGTEGKDKDGKGSTAAAESKQSVAVVTIAPKTGAKDVDTSGALKVSADKGKLTEVTVKDDDGTKIEGTISADGSSWTPATHLAASTEYQVHAVAKDSEGRTAAEDSSFTTLSPQNTFTGNFTPEDGSTVGVGMPFSVRFTRGITKPDDVEKAIKITTEPAVDVQGHWFGNDRLDFRPEKYWKAGTKVTVKLNLDGVEGRKGVYGKQAKTVSFTIGRDQVSVVDAKKHTMKVMREGKVVKTIPVTTGKPGYATWNGQMVISEKFTVTRMNGDTVGYDGEYDIKDVPHAMRLTNSGTFVHGNYWGGDAFGNYNASHGCIGLRDVRGGYDGSVPAAWFFKQSMIGDVVVVKNSTDPVVDPSNGLNGWNLSWAEWTK; encoded by the coding sequence GTGAACGTGCGACCGATATCGGGGGCGTCGGCGGGTGGACGCTCACGCGGCCGCAACAAGCGGTGGGCGGTGATCGTCGGCGGCGCGCTGCTGGCCGTCACGGCCTGCGGCGGGGGCGGGGGATCGAACGCGGGGACCGAGGGCAAGGACAAGGACGGCAAGGGCAGCACCGCCGCCGCCGAGAGCAAGCAGTCGGTGGCCGTCGTCACGATCGCGCCGAAGACCGGCGCCAAGGACGTGGACACCAGCGGCGCCCTCAAGGTCAGCGCCGACAAGGGCAAGCTGACCGAGGTCACCGTCAAGGACGACGACGGCACGAAGATCGAGGGCACGATCTCCGCCGACGGCAGTAGCTGGACGCCCGCCACGCATCTCGCGGCGTCCACCGAGTACCAGGTGCACGCGGTGGCCAAGGACTCCGAGGGCCGTACGGCCGCCGAGGACTCCTCCTTCACCACGCTGAGCCCGCAGAACACCTTCACCGGCAACTTCACGCCCGAGGACGGCTCCACCGTCGGCGTCGGCATGCCGTTCTCGGTCCGCTTCACGCGCGGCATCACCAAGCCGGACGACGTCGAGAAGGCCATCAAGATCACGACCGAGCCGGCCGTCGACGTCCAGGGCCACTGGTTCGGCAACGACCGCCTCGACTTCCGGCCCGAGAAGTACTGGAAGGCCGGCACCAAGGTCACCGTCAAGCTCAACCTCGACGGCGTCGAGGGCCGCAAGGGCGTCTACGGCAAGCAGGCCAAGACCGTCTCCTTCACCATCGGCCGCGACCAGGTGTCCGTCGTGGACGCCAAGAAGCACACGATGAAGGTCATGCGCGAGGGCAAGGTCGTCAAGACCATCCCGGTCACCACCGGCAAGCCCGGCTACGCCACCTGGAACGGCCAGATGGTCATCAGCGAGAAGTTCACGGTGACCCGGATGAACGGCGACACCGTCGGCTACGACGGCGAGTACGACATCAAGGACGTCCCGCACGCCATGCGCCTGACCAACTCCGGCACCTTCGTGCACGGCAACTACTGGGGCGGCGACGCCTTCGGCAACTACAACGCCAGCCACGGCTGCATCGGCCTGCGGGACGTGCGCGGCGGCTACGACGGCTCGGTGCCGGCCGCGTGGTTCTTCAAGCAGTCGATGATCGGTGACGTGGTGGTCGTGAAGAACTCCACCGACCCGGTGGTCGACCCCTCCAACGGCCTCAACGGCTGGAACCTCTCGTGGGCGGAGTGGACGAAGTAG
- a CDS encoding enoyl-CoA hydratase/isomerase family protein has translation MTVNLEVADGVGTIRLDRPPMNALDIATQDRLKEVAEEAARREDVRAVVVYGGEKVFAAGADIKEMQAMDHTAMVLRARALQDAFTAVARIPKPVVAAVTGYALGGGCELALCADYRIAGENAKLGQPEILLGLIPGAGGTQRLARLVGPSRAKDLIFTGRMVKADEALTLGLVDRVVPADEVYTQAHAWAAKLAQGPALALRAAKESVDTGLETDIDTGLAVERNWFAGLFATPDREIGMRSFVEDGPGKATFL, from the coding sequence ATGACCGTGAATCTCGAAGTCGCCGACGGCGTCGGCACGATCCGTCTCGACCGTCCGCCGATGAACGCGCTGGACATCGCCACCCAGGACCGGCTGAAGGAGGTCGCCGAGGAGGCGGCCCGCCGCGAGGACGTGCGGGCCGTCGTGGTGTACGGCGGGGAGAAGGTGTTCGCGGCGGGCGCGGACATCAAGGAGATGCAGGCCATGGACCACACGGCGATGGTCCTGCGCGCCCGCGCCCTCCAGGACGCCTTCACGGCGGTGGCCCGGATCCCCAAGCCGGTCGTGGCGGCCGTCACCGGCTACGCGCTGGGCGGCGGCTGCGAGCTGGCGCTGTGCGCGGACTACCGGATCGCGGGGGAGAACGCCAAGCTCGGCCAGCCGGAGATCCTGCTCGGGCTGATCCCGGGCGCCGGCGGCACCCAGCGGCTGGCGCGGCTGGTGGGCCCCTCCCGGGCCAAGGACCTCATCTTCACCGGCCGGATGGTCAAGGCGGACGAGGCGCTGACGCTCGGCCTGGTCGACCGGGTGGTGCCGGCCGACGAGGTCTACACCCAGGCGCACGCCTGGGCCGCCAAGCTGGCACAGGGTCCGGCGCTCGCGCTGCGGGCCGCGAAGGAGTCCGTCGACACCGGTCTGGAGACCGACATCGACACCGGCCTCGCGGTCGAACGCAACTGGTTCGCGGGCCTGTTCGCCACCCCCGACCGTGAGATCGGCATGCGCAGCTTCGTGGAGGACGGCCCCGGCAAGGCCACGTTCCTGTGA
- a CDS encoding ATP-binding protein translates to MAGLEDVEQPRGHERVAAARWSPAVEDERALKALELFGNPTEGEVPLPSRPESAATARRLTQVVVLRQWGLSPRMTEDAVLLVSELVGNAVRHTGARVFGLRMRRRRGWIRIEVRDPSRGLPCLMPVQELDVSGRGLFLVDKLSDRWGVDLLPRGKTTWFEMRVADR, encoded by the coding sequence ATGGCGGGGCTGGAGGATGTCGAACAGCCGCGGGGGCACGAGCGTGTGGCCGCGGCACGATGGTCGCCTGCGGTCGAGGACGAACGGGCGCTCAAGGCGCTGGAGTTGTTCGGGAACCCGACGGAGGGCGAGGTGCCGTTGCCGTCCCGCCCCGAGTCCGCCGCCACGGCCCGCCGGCTCACCCAGGTCGTCGTCCTGCGGCAGTGGGGCCTGAGCCCTCGGATGACCGAGGACGCGGTCCTCCTCGTCTCCGAACTCGTCGGCAACGCCGTACGGCACACCGGCGCCCGGGTGTTCGGCCTCCGGATGCGGCGCCGCCGCGGCTGGATCCGCATCGAGGTCCGCGACCCGTCCCGTGGTCTGCCCTGTCTGATGCCGGTCCAGGAACTCGACGTCAGCGGCCGTGGCCTCTTCCTCGTCGACAAACTCTCCGACCGCTGGGGCGTCGACCTGCTCCCACGCGGCAAGACGACCTGGTTCGAGATGCGCGTCGCCGACCGCTGA
- a CDS encoding L,D-transpeptidase: MRHVQGRARRARVAVAAVVTWAGLLAGAAGCTAEGGGLDRMLGKAPAAADTIRVTPADGTKGVRPGAGLRVAVPDGRLESVKVVRSQDAQETAVPGRISADGRSWRPDDDRLALAARYTVDAVALDADGDRAARRTTFTTQVPEERFVGYVTPENRSTVGTGMIVSLEFSREIANRAAVERAVRVTAVPDVEIRAHWFHDGRLDFRPRRYWKPGTEVTVDLRLRDVEGAPGVYGVQDKKVTFTVGRSQVSLVDAARHTMKVHRDGDLIATVPITAGAPRTTTYNGKMVVTEMLELTRMNGATVGFKKKNGKGEYDIPDVPHAMRLTESGTFLHGNYWADDVFGRENVSHGCVGLRDVKGGASDTPAGWFFDRSLVGDVVEVVHSKDKQVAPDNGLGGWNMGWREWKEGSALG; the protein is encoded by the coding sequence GTGAGGCACGTACAAGGGCGCGCACGGCGCGCGAGGGTCGCAGTGGCCGCCGTAGTGACATGGGCAGGACTGCTGGCCGGGGCGGCCGGCTGCACCGCGGAGGGCGGCGGACTCGACCGGATGCTGGGCAAGGCGCCGGCCGCAGCGGACACCATCCGGGTGACCCCGGCCGACGGCACCAAGGGCGTCCGCCCCGGGGCCGGGCTGCGGGTGGCGGTGCCGGACGGGCGGCTGGAGTCGGTGAAGGTCGTGCGCTCCCAGGACGCCCAGGAGACCGCGGTGCCCGGCCGGATCTCCGCCGACGGCCGGTCCTGGCGGCCCGACGACGACCGGCTCGCCCTCGCCGCCCGCTACACCGTCGACGCCGTGGCGCTCGACGCCGACGGCGACCGCGCCGCGCGCCGCACCACGTTCACCACCCAGGTCCCCGAGGAGCGCTTCGTCGGGTACGTCACCCCGGAGAACCGCTCGACCGTCGGCACCGGGATGATCGTCTCCCTGGAGTTCAGCCGGGAGATCGCCAACCGGGCCGCCGTGGAGCGCGCCGTCCGGGTCACCGCCGTCCCGGACGTCGAGATCCGGGCGCACTGGTTCCACGACGGCCGCCTGGACTTCCGGCCCCGCCGCTACTGGAAGCCCGGCACCGAGGTCACCGTCGACCTGCGGCTGCGCGACGTCGAGGGCGCGCCCGGGGTGTACGGCGTACAGGACAAGAAGGTCACCTTCACCGTCGGCCGCAGCCAGGTCTCCCTCGTCGACGCGGCCCGCCACACCATGAAGGTCCACCGCGACGGCGATCTGATCGCGACCGTGCCCATCACGGCCGGGGCGCCGAGGACGACGACGTACAACGGCAAGATGGTCGTCACCGAGATGCTCGAACTGACCCGGATGAACGGCGCGACGGTCGGCTTCAAGAAGAAGAACGGCAAGGGCGAGTACGACATCCCGGACGTCCCGCACGCCATGCGGCTGACCGAGTCCGGCACCTTCCTGCACGGCAACTACTGGGCGGACGACGTCTTCGGGCGGGAGAACGTCAGCCACGGCTGCGTCGGGCTGCGGGACGTGAAGGGCGGCGCCTCGGACACCCCGGCCGGCTGGTTCTTCGACCGCTCGCTCGTCGGGGACGTCGTCGAGGTGGTCCACAGCAAGGACAAGCAGGTCGCGCCCGACAACGGCCTCGGCGGCTGGAACATGGGCTGGCGGGAGTGGAAGGAAGGCAGCGCCCTCGGCTGA